In Neisseria animalis, a single window of DNA contains:
- a CDS encoding S41 family peptidase, with protein sequence MSKSTLKKVALYTLGAFSGIAVSLSVQSFAAGADKKEEALPVQSIRTMAEVYGQIKANYYQDKPDAELFEGAMKGMVSGLDPHSEYMDKKGYADLKESTRGEFGGLGMEIGQEDGFIKVVAPIEDTPAERAGVKSGDFIVKINNESTRGMSVSEAVKKMRGEPGTKITLTLSRKNADKPIVVNLTRAIIKVKSVRNHLLEPGYGYIRITQFQAPTIAAVNTAAQDLIKQNKAPLKGLILDLRDDPGGLLNAAVGVSAAFLPSDVTVVSTKGRDGKEGMVLTSAPEDYISASGGDPLENLPPELKDIPVTVLINAGSASASEIVAGALQDHKRAVIVGTQSFGKGSVQTVIPLSNGSAMKLTTSLYYTPNDRSIQAQGIVPDVEVKDKDRTYESREADLVGHIGNPLGGEDVNGNVATPTSDTAETEQPAEKPKAKTDKEKEEDIIARRTPNPDKDEQLRKALDLVKDPAEWQKSLGLAAKKPAPKKDNKEAEKDSE encoded by the coding sequence ATGTCCAAATCCACTTTGAAAAAAGTCGCACTTTACACACTCGGCGCATTCAGCGGCATTGCCGTCAGCCTCAGCGTTCAGAGTTTTGCCGCCGGTGCAGACAAAAAAGAAGAAGCCCTTCCGGTACAGTCTATCCGCACCATGGCAGAAGTGTACGGTCAAATCAAAGCCAATTATTATCAGGACAAACCCGATGCCGAGCTGTTTGAAGGCGCCATGAAGGGCATGGTATCCGGTCTCGACCCCCATTCCGAATACATGGATAAAAAAGGCTATGCCGACTTGAAAGAATCCACCCGTGGCGAGTTTGGCGGCTTGGGCATGGAAATCGGACAAGAAGACGGCTTCATCAAAGTCGTTGCTCCGATTGAAGATACCCCTGCCGAACGTGCAGGCGTAAAAAGCGGCGACTTCATCGTTAAAATCAATAACGAATCCACGCGCGGCATGAGTGTCAGCGAGGCCGTGAAAAAAATGCGCGGCGAGCCGGGTACCAAAATTACCCTGACTCTGTCGCGTAAAAATGCCGACAAGCCGATTGTCGTCAACCTGACCCGCGCCATCATCAAAGTTAAAAGCGTCCGCAACCACCTTTTAGAGCCGGGCTACGGTTATATCAGAATTACCCAATTTCAAGCGCCTACCATAGCGGCCGTCAATACTGCCGCGCAAGACTTAATCAAGCAGAACAAAGCACCGCTCAAAGGCCTGATTCTCGATTTGCGCGATGACCCCGGCGGTTTGCTCAACGCAGCAGTTGGCGTATCTGCCGCCTTCCTGCCCTCTGACGTTACCGTTGTCAGCACCAAAGGGCGCGATGGCAAAGAAGGCATGGTCTTAACATCCGCACCCGAAGACTACATCAGCGCAAGCGGCGGCGATCCTTTGGAAAACCTGCCGCCCGAGTTGAAAGACATTCCGGTTACCGTCTTAATCAATGCCGGCTCCGCATCTGCTTCCGAAATCGTGGCCGGTGCGCTGCAAGACCACAAACGCGCCGTGATTGTCGGCACGCAGAGTTTCGGCAAAGGATCGGTACAAACCGTGATTCCGCTTTCCAACGGCAGCGCCATGAAACTGACCACTTCGCTGTACTATACGCCGAACGACCGCTCGATTCAGGCGCAGGGCATCGTACCTGATGTAGAAGTCAAGGATAAAGACCGTACTTACGAAAGCCGTGAAGCAGATTTGGTCGGCCACATCGGCAACCCGCTCGGCGGTGAAGATGTCAACGGAAACGTAGCCACACCGACTTCCGACACCGCAGAAACCGAACAACCTGCCGAGAAGCCTAAAGCCAAAACCGATAAAGAAAAAGAAGAAGACATCATCGCCCGCCGCACGCCCAATCCCGATAAAGACGAACAACTGCGAAAAGCTCTGGATTTGGTAAAAGATCCTGCAGAATGGCAGAAGTCTTTGGGTTTGGCCGCGAAAAAGCCCGCGCCGAAAAAAGATAACAAAGAAGCAGAAAAAGATTCGGAATAA
- a CDS encoding glutathione S-transferase family protein produces MLTLHALQQSRAFRIVWLLELLECEYKLVSYPRNPETLLAPETLKTVHPLGKSPILEDGELVLTESTVIAEYLARNYGKHNLLPEYNTPAYWQCRRWADYAESSLMPLMLLSLVFKRVETAPMPFFAKPVARKISSNVKSSFIHPQTELHLAHINETLAKQQWLLGNHITLADVMMSFPIQAAGKRFDLAAYSHILRYIGDMEHNPAYRRAVERSGKPVL; encoded by the coding sequence ATGCTGACTTTACACGCCCTGCAACAATCCCGCGCTTTCCGTATCGTCTGGCTGCTTGAACTGCTCGAATGCGAATACAAGCTGGTGTCTTATCCCCGAAATCCGGAAACCCTGCTCGCGCCGGAAACGCTTAAAACCGTCCACCCGCTCGGCAAATCACCCATATTGGAAGACGGGGAGCTGGTGTTAACCGAAAGCACCGTTATCGCCGAATATCTGGCGCGCAACTACGGCAAACACAACCTGCTGCCTGAGTACAATACCCCTGCATACTGGCAATGCCGCCGTTGGGCCGATTATGCAGAAAGTTCGTTGATGCCGCTGATGTTGCTCTCTTTGGTGTTCAAGCGGGTAGAAACCGCCCCGATGCCGTTTTTTGCCAAACCGGTTGCCCGAAAAATCAGCAGCAATGTCAAAAGCAGCTTTATCCACCCCCAAACCGAACTCCACCTTGCCCACATCAACGAAACATTGGCCAAGCAACAATGGCTGCTCGGCAACCATATCACCCTTGCCGATGTCATGATGAGCTTTCCGATACAGGCGGCAGGAAAACGCTTTGATTTAGCAGCCTATTCTCATATTCTCCGCTATATCGGCGATATGGAACACAATCCTGCCTACCGCCGCGCCGTTGAGCGGTCAGGAAAACCGGTTCTTTAA
- a CDS encoding peptidoglycan DD-metalloendopeptidase family protein, translated as MSYKPLLLALTLCFATPAFSAPDTPKSKTAVTKKSTNNKETASKNNKKTAASSKTGKTAEKAPARSKPAATKNSKDDNKKNTQTAKSKAADKKAADKNEPRKAAAKPANKTAGSKATPTRKEPAQAAKNKTEQNKAKNTKAANDKNTPNAKKTAAANQAKNQTQAKPKAAENNNRDTPELRAALTAATNDLEAKQSLHKRTGNFLVRVNGNLKELQQARSNLGNINRQQRNAWDKLQKLSSDLNRLKTEVSNTRAQVSRFVSGHYKNNQPNAVALFLKNAEPGQKTRFLRYTRYINRSNEDVVKKLAQQQKELSAQEAKITRELAHLKRLQANAQAALKKQGAKNTAEQVESRRQNNKMAQEAKKAVKQQDNEKRLNTLLTDLDKQKAEQRKKEAEARKKAAEARLAAAEKARKKAEQERAALSNLTDDDKKLKAPAPRGNMTVSNPNSFSRLQGRLKKPVSGMLTGLFGQQRANGNLWKGVFYQTSPAGVSSLAAGNVSYAGELEGYGKVVIVDHGEGYTSVYSGLSDTGVSKGYSVGAGHPIGTSGKLPDGEEGLYLEIRYKGQNMNPLSWID; from the coding sequence ATGTCTTACAAACCCCTCTTGCTCGCACTCACCCTTTGCTTTGCAACCCCGGCTTTTTCCGCTCCCGATACACCGAAAAGCAAAACCGCTGTAACCAAAAAAAGCACAAACAACAAAGAAACCGCCAGCAAAAACAATAAAAAAACCGCTGCCTCAAGTAAAACCGGCAAAACCGCGGAAAAAGCCCCTGCCCGCAGCAAACCGGCCGCAACAAAAAACAGCAAAGACGACAATAAAAAAAATACCCAAACCGCCAAATCCAAAGCAGCGGATAAAAAAGCAGCCGATAAAAACGAGCCGCGCAAAGCCGCCGCCAAACCGGCAAACAAAACCGCCGGCAGCAAAGCAACCCCAACCCGCAAAGAGCCGGCACAAGCTGCCAAAAACAAGACTGAACAAAACAAAGCCAAAAACACCAAGGCTGCAAACGATAAAAACACCCCAAACGCTAAAAAAACTGCGGCAGCAAACCAAGCCAAAAACCAAACACAAGCAAAGCCCAAAGCAGCGGAAAACAACAACCGCGACACCCCCGAATTACGCGCCGCGCTGACCGCCGCCACCAATGATTTGGAAGCCAAACAGTCGTTACACAAACGTACGGGAAATTTTCTCGTACGCGTAAACGGCAACCTGAAAGAATTGCAACAGGCGCGCAGCAATTTGGGCAACATCAACCGCCAACAGCGCAATGCGTGGGATAAGCTGCAAAAACTCAGCAGCGATTTAAACCGCTTGAAAACCGAAGTTTCCAATACCCGCGCCCAAGTTTCGCGTTTTGTATCCGGCCACTATAAAAACAACCAACCCAATGCCGTTGCCCTGTTTCTGAAAAATGCCGAACCCGGCCAAAAAACCCGCTTTCTCCGCTATACCCGCTACATCAACCGCTCGAATGAAGATGTTGTCAAAAAACTGGCCCAACAGCAAAAAGAGCTGAGCGCGCAAGAAGCCAAAATCACCCGTGAGCTGGCACACCTGAAACGTCTGCAGGCAAACGCGCAGGCTGCGTTGAAAAAACAGGGCGCGAAAAATACGGCAGAGCAGGTAGAAAGCCGCCGCCAAAACAACAAAATGGCGCAGGAAGCCAAAAAAGCCGTCAAACAGCAAGACAATGAAAAACGCCTCAACACGCTGCTGACCGACCTCGACAAACAAAAAGCCGAGCAGCGGAAAAAAGAAGCCGAAGCACGCAAAAAAGCAGCGGAAGCGCGTTTGGCTGCTGCGGAAAAAGCACGCAAAAAAGCCGAACAGGAACGTGCCGCCCTTTCCAATCTGACCGATGACGACAAAAAGCTCAAAGCACCTGCTCCGCGCGGCAACATGACCGTCAGCAACCCGAACAGCTTCAGCCGTCTGCAAGGCCGTCTGAAAAAACCGGTCAGCGGTATGCTTACCGGCCTGTTCGGACAGCAGCGCGCCAACGGCAATCTTTGGAAAGGCGTGTTTTACCAAACCTCACCTGCCGGCGTAAGCAGCCTCGCCGCCGGTAATGTCAGCTATGCCGGCGAATTGGAAGGCTACGGCAAAGTCGTCATCGTCGACCACGGCGAAGGCTATACCAGCGTTTATTCAGGATTAAGCGATACCGGCGTATCCAAAGGTTACAGCGTCGGCGCAGGCCACCCGATCGGTACCAGCGGCAAGCTGCCTGACGGAGAAGAAGGGCTGTATCTTGAAATCCGCTACAAAGGACAAAATATGAACCCCTTGTCTTGGATTGATTAA
- a CDS encoding YidB family protein, translating into MALMDTLLNAATQALSGGNAQGQGSMVEMAMELVQQQGGLGNLIGRLQQGGLGDALNSWISTEQDNVPVSGSEVQNALGSDVIAQIAQKFGFDNQQVSELLAKVLPMLVDNATPNGTAQDADGFGLDDLASMVLKNFLK; encoded by the coding sequence ATGGCATTGATGGATACTTTACTGAACGCGGCTACTCAGGCATTAAGCGGCGGCAATGCACAAGGACAAGGTTCTATGGTTGAAATGGCGATGGAATTGGTGCAGCAGCAGGGCGGTTTGGGCAACCTGATTGGCCGTCTGCAGCAAGGCGGTTTGGGCGATGCGCTCAACAGTTGGATTTCTACCGAACAGGACAACGTGCCGGTATCGGGCAGCGAAGTGCAAAATGCTTTGGGTAGCGATGTTATCGCGCAAATCGCTCAGAAATTCGGTTTCGACAACCAGCAGGTAAGCGAGCTGCTGGCGAAAGTATTGCCGATGTTGGTGGATAATGCCACGCCGAACGGTACGGCTCAGGACGCGGACGGTTTCGGTTTGGACGACTTGGCTTCGATGGTGTTGAAAAACTTTTTGAAATAA
- a CDS encoding CreA family protein encodes MKNIVSGALAALLLAACGGEVDKIGRASTVFHMLGKNDRIEVEAFDDPDVKGVSCYVSYAKKGGLKEAVNLEEDASDASVSCVQTASYISYDEAAVLKPKEVFKRSASVAFKSQQIVRYYDPKRKAFAYLVYSDKIVQGSPKNSLSALSCSGGPKADLQTASLQPGQQIVGACVITAASGK; translated from the coding sequence ATGAAAAACATTGTTTCGGGGGCTTTGGCTGCTTTGTTGTTGGCGGCCTGCGGCGGTGAAGTCGATAAAATCGGCCGTGCCAGTACGGTATTCCATATGCTTGGCAAAAACGACCGTATCGAAGTGGAAGCCTTTGACGACCCTGATGTGAAAGGGGTGTCCTGCTATGTTTCCTATGCGAAAAAAGGTGGCTTGAAAGAAGCGGTCAACTTGGAAGAAGATGCCAGCGATGCTTCGGTATCTTGTGTGCAGACGGCCTCATACATCAGCTATGATGAAGCTGCGGTGTTGAAGCCTAAGGAAGTGTTCAAGCGCAGTGCCAGCGTTGCCTTCAAGAGTCAGCAGATTGTCCGCTATTACGACCCGAAACGTAAGGCGTTTGCTTATTTGGTGTACAGCGATAAAATCGTACAGGGTTCGCCGAAAAATTCTTTAAGCGCATTATCGTGTTCGGGCGGCCCGAAAGCCGATTTGCAGACGGCCTCACTCCAACCCGGCCAGCAGATTGTCGGCGCTTGTGTCATAACTGCCGCATCGGGCAAGTAA
- the ruvX gene encoding Holliday junction resolvase RuvX has translation MLEAPKGTTLAFDFGEARIGVAQGDAELGMAHPLATVSGNSNEVKFEAIAKLVREWQPVQLVVGLPTHADGTEHELTRLSRKFGRRLHGRFNLPVYWVDERMSSLYAESLLAEAQVFGRKQKAVLDQVAAQAILQGFFAGGAAEFFNGRDTEEVSAD, from the coding sequence ATGCTTGAAGCACCCAAAGGCACGACATTGGCTTTCGATTTCGGAGAAGCGCGTATTGGTGTGGCGCAGGGCGATGCCGAGCTGGGCATGGCACACCCGTTGGCAACGGTAAGCGGTAACAGCAACGAGGTCAAATTTGAAGCCATTGCCAAACTGGTTAGGGAATGGCAGCCGGTGCAACTGGTTGTCGGCCTGCCCACTCATGCGGACGGTACCGAGCACGAGCTTACCCGTTTGAGTCGTAAGTTCGGCCGCCGCCTGCACGGACGTTTCAACCTGCCGGTGTATTGGGTGGACGAGCGTATGTCATCGCTTTATGCGGAAAGCCTGTTGGCCGAAGCCCAAGTTTTCGGGCGTAAGCAAAAAGCGGTGTTAGACCAAGTGGCGGCGCAGGCGATTTTGCAGGGCTTTTTTGCCGGAGGAGCTGCCGAGTTTTTCAACGGCAGGGATACGGAAGAAGTTTCAGCGGATTAA
- a CDS encoding lipoprotein-releasing ABC transporter permease subunit, with amino-acid sequence MASLETWIGLRYLRAKKRNGFMSFITMISIAGIALGVTALIVVLSVMNGFQKEIRGQLLNVAPHAEVGYFDTGNGESWQSLRELVKDKKEVLASAPYVADQALLANAGEVRGVQIRGILPAEEKNVVDYGDNMPSGSFEALKAGEFDIILGEGLAQALGAETGGKVTVITPEGNVTPAGVVPRLKQFNVVGIVKTGVYEVDNTLAMTHLNDAQVLYRMGDGVGGLRLKLADPQNAPDFIRNLIPAALQDQVWVRDWTFSNRSYFEAVELEKRMMFIILTLIIAVAAFNLVSSLVMAVTEKQADIAILRTLGLAPSGVMKIFMVQGAFAGFFGTLIGVVCGVLLGWNVGKIVAFFEKLFGVHLINSQIYFIDYLPSDVNMRDVVVIACISLGLAFVATLYPSWRASKTQPAEALRYE; translated from the coding sequence ATGGCTTCTTTAGAAACATGGATCGGCCTGCGTTATTTGCGGGCAAAAAAACGCAACGGCTTCATGTCGTTTATCACAATGATTTCTATTGCCGGCATTGCGCTGGGTGTTACCGCATTGATTGTGGTGTTGTCGGTTATGAACGGTTTTCAGAAAGAAATCCGCGGCCAGCTTCTGAATGTTGCGCCCCACGCGGAAGTCGGCTATTTCGATACGGGCAACGGCGAAAGCTGGCAGAGCCTGCGCGAGTTGGTGAAAGACAAGAAGGAAGTCTTAGCCAGCGCGCCGTATGTAGCCGACCAAGCCTTGCTGGCCAATGCCGGAGAGGTGCGCGGCGTACAGATTCGCGGTATTTTGCCCGCTGAAGAAAAAAATGTTGTGGACTATGGCGACAATATGCCGTCGGGCAGCTTTGAGGCTTTAAAAGCAGGTGAGTTTGACATTATCTTGGGAGAAGGGCTGGCTCAGGCATTGGGTGCGGAAACCGGTGGCAAGGTAACGGTTATCACCCCCGAGGGTAATGTAACGCCTGCCGGTGTTGTGCCGCGCCTGAAGCAGTTTAATGTGGTCGGTATTGTGAAAACCGGTGTGTATGAGGTGGATAATACGCTGGCGATGACGCATCTGAACGACGCTCAGGTTTTATACCGTATGGGAGACGGTGTCGGCGGTTTGCGCCTGAAGCTCGCCGATCCGCAAAATGCGCCCGATTTTATCCGCAACCTGATTCCGGCCGCGCTGCAGGATCAGGTATGGGTACGCGATTGGACGTTCAGCAACCGCAGCTATTTTGAAGCGGTAGAGCTGGAAAAACGCATGATGTTTATTATCTTAACCTTGATTATCGCCGTGGCCGCGTTTAATTTGGTTTCTTCTCTGGTGATGGCGGTAACCGAAAAGCAGGCGGATATTGCCATTTTGCGGACTTTGGGTCTGGCGCCTTCCGGCGTGATGAAAATTTTTATGGTTCAGGGTGCATTTGCCGGCTTTTTCGGTACGCTTATCGGCGTGGTTTGCGGGGTATTGCTGGGCTGGAATGTCGGCAAAATTGTCGCATTCTTTGAAAAATTGTTTGGCGTACACCTGATTAATTCGCAGATTTATTTTATCGATTATCTGCCGAGCGATGTGAATATGCGCGATGTGGTGGTGATTGCCTGCATTTCCTTGGGCTTGGCTTTCGTTGCCACGCTGTATCCGAGCTGGCGCGCATCAAAAACCCAACCGGCGGAGGCTTTGCGTTATGAGTAA
- a CDS encoding YqgE/AlgH family protein, with translation MNLTDHFLIAMPDMDDPFFAGSVVYICEHNEDGALGIIINKPSPITIDMIFVASGRTVPLSRQQESVMMGGPVQVDRGYVVHTPVGDWQSSMMVSDDIALTSSRDVIEHLSEQGKVEKALVSIGYSSWYKGQLERELADNVWLTVEADEHILFDVPYEQRYAAAFAKLGFSPDNLIAGAGHA, from the coding sequence ATGAATCTGACCGACCATTTCCTGATTGCCATGCCCGATATGGATGATCCGTTTTTTGCCGGAAGCGTGGTTTATATCTGCGAACACAATGAAGACGGGGCTTTGGGCATTATCATCAATAAGCCTTCGCCGATTACCATCGATATGATTTTTGTTGCTTCGGGGCGTACTGTTCCCTTGAGCAGGCAGCAGGAGAGTGTCATGATGGGCGGGCCTGTGCAGGTGGACCGCGGTTATGTGGTACATACTCCTGTCGGCGATTGGCAGAGCAGCATGATGGTCAGCGATGATATTGCGCTGACTTCGTCCCGCGACGTAATTGAACATTTGTCCGAGCAGGGTAAGGTAGAAAAGGCTTTGGTGAGTATCGGCTATTCGAGCTGGTATAAAGGGCAGTTGGAGCGGGAGTTGGCTGACAATGTCTGGCTGACGGTTGAGGCAGACGAGCATATTTTGTTTGACGTGCCTTACGAGCAGCGTTACGCCGCGGCCTTTGCCAAATTGGGATTTTCGCCGGACAATTTGATAGCAGGAGCAGGCCATGCTTGA